The following coding sequences are from one Musa acuminata AAA Group cultivar baxijiao chromosome BXJ1-6, Cavendish_Baxijiao_AAA, whole genome shotgun sequence window:
- the LOC135677244 gene encoding uncharacterized protein LOC135677244 isoform X2 encodes MEGSESVLEAIFQEPAFGGPEEILDDDDDGGIEEEGKEDVEMVDAETLEPGGGGGSVAGLAGGDTPQTEGGSGIQSRGRNGSRGRGKKKNRRKRKGGGGGGGGGATASIADINRFVIETCRHLKEHKSYLLWNAIGCLGVSVVKDLVKEVDAIQHCGGQKTADGRRFRTGGGILWNILKTREPKAYKEIMSKGREFEKQFKESKAKMRRSNEAQVSDTSIPNEAEVSDNSERGAYVEKKLESSESKTQHKKLMDRMRVPVSYEDLLEEGEIC; translated from the exons ATGGAGGGAAGCGAGAGCGTCTTGGAAGCCATATTCCAAGAACCGGCTTTCGGAGGACCGGAAGAAATcctagacgacgacgacgatggcggAATCGAAGAGGAGGGTAAGGAGGACGTCGAGATGGTCGACGCCGAAACCCTAGAACCCGGCGGCGGAGGTGGATCGGTCGCTGGATTGGCCGGAGGCGACACTCCGCAGACCGAGGGCGGATCTGGAATCCAGAGCCGCGGTCGAAACGGCTCTAGGGGCCGTGGCAAGAAGAAGAATCGCCGGAAGAGGAAGGGtggtggaggcggcggcggcggcggtgctaCTGCCAGTATCGCCGACATCAATAG GTTTGTGATAGAAACATGCAGGCATTTAAAGGAGCACAAGTCATACTTACTCTGGAATGCTATTGGTTGTCTTGGTGTTTCTGTTGTCAAAGATCTTGTTAAGGAG GTGGATGCCATCCAGCATTGTGGTGGCCAGAAGACTGCTGATGGACGGCGCTTCCGCACAGGAGGTGGAATTTTGTGGAATATTCTGAAAACTCGTGAACCAAAGGCATACAAGGAAATCATGAGCAAGGGCAGGGAATTTGAG AaacaattcaaggaatcaaaagctAAGATGAGACGTAGCAATGAGGCACAAGTTTCCGACACAAGTATACCCAATGAGGCAGAAGTATCAGACAATTCTGAGCGTGGTGCGTATGTCGAGAAGAAACTTGAATCATCAGAATCCAAGACACAGCACAAGAAATTGATGGATAGGATGCGAGTTCCAGTTTCATACGAAGATCTGCTCGAGGAGGGTGAGATATGTTAA
- the LOC135677244 gene encoding uncharacterized protein LOC135677244 isoform X1 has product MEGSESVLEAIFQEPAFGGPEEILDDDDDGGIEEEGKEDVEMVDAETLEPGGGGGSVAGLAGGDTPQTEGGSGIQSRGRNGSRGRGKKKNRRKRKGGGGGGGGGATASIADINRFVIETCRHLKEHKSYLLWNAIGCLGVSVVKDLVKELQMQVDAIQHCGGQKTADGRRFRTGGGILWNILKTREPKAYKEIMSKGREFEKQFKESKAKMRRSNEAQVSDTSIPNEAEVSDNSERGAYVEKKLESSESKTQHKKLMDRMRVPVSYEDLLEEGEIC; this is encoded by the exons ATGGAGGGAAGCGAGAGCGTCTTGGAAGCCATATTCCAAGAACCGGCTTTCGGAGGACCGGAAGAAATcctagacgacgacgacgatggcggAATCGAAGAGGAGGGTAAGGAGGACGTCGAGATGGTCGACGCCGAAACCCTAGAACCCGGCGGCGGAGGTGGATCGGTCGCTGGATTGGCCGGAGGCGACACTCCGCAGACCGAGGGCGGATCTGGAATCCAGAGCCGCGGTCGAAACGGCTCTAGGGGCCGTGGCAAGAAGAAGAATCGCCGGAAGAGGAAGGGtggtggaggcggcggcggcggcggtgctaCTGCCAGTATCGCCGACATCAATAG GTTTGTGATAGAAACATGCAGGCATTTAAAGGAGCACAAGTCATACTTACTCTGGAATGCTATTGGTTGTCTTGGTGTTTCTGTTGTCAAAGATCTTGTTAAGGAG TTGCAAATGCAGGTGGATGCCATCCAGCATTGTGGTGGCCAGAAGACTGCTGATGGACGGCGCTTCCGCACAGGAGGTGGAATTTTGTGGAATATTCTGAAAACTCGTGAACCAAAGGCATACAAGGAAATCATGAGCAAGGGCAGGGAATTTGAG AaacaattcaaggaatcaaaagctAAGATGAGACGTAGCAATGAGGCACAAGTTTCCGACACAAGTATACCCAATGAGGCAGAAGTATCAGACAATTCTGAGCGTGGTGCGTATGTCGAGAAGAAACTTGAATCATCAGAATCCAAGACACAGCACAAGAAATTGATGGATAGGATGCGAGTTCCAGTTTCATACGAAGATCTGCTCGAGGAGGGTGAGATATGTTAA
- the LOC103990220 gene encoding ELF3-like protein 2, which produces MKGAEEEKVMGPLFPRLHVNDAEKGGPRAPPRNKMALYELLSIPSQRLNLASSTLSLPPHSSSDLSPSFSPSKGCDHQRIMLSPLYISPQVSFHSAEIVKSCTPDETNGIPMRMEFKRKFMKQASSGNLFGTGSVAECSPLRPHSLSVNISGGKIMVDVDDMDDNIDHSGILASSKRDTHMTDPGKSTTLNSQQLQKIPSARINSSVQFPKSNKTPSQQTDIACMKSKNSNRIHIGKIPKETSTIEEPKETSTIGEPKEAKEKLSHTTGERSNSPKDSLARDDTISLHLTEKSTNGDTVLCHGNGDQSGTQRLNDIAVINDGEAMKTRSQLCYKALPGKGHRATDISGNCHKEDSAKKNGLLEFRDLERKDDASEPLMVGTVSGLVISPDDIVGVIGSKHFWTARRAIINQQKDFAIQVFELHRVIKVQKLISASPHLLLEGNPYLSKCSVKPPNKTLPQCNTNPRPEEFRPKGGLQNPKQNKEQPADNIAGVSALPACEDGSKGGPHGQVPKAGSNSGIPLPVPMAPDDKSRPLCFPPLGNQWLVPVMLPSEGLVYKPYTGPCPPTGGFMAPLYGIGTPLGASQVAGDFINPAFGVSASHQPPNLGILPGPSAIAPLYYPTPYGHQAWNPIISTSAVEQVRNLAGSQPNGQTGQHSRRSCNMSPIPRKEAFPGHVGKFQVSKNSEFQGSTVNSPSEKAQLEERDQFLLFPTAPGASSLNCSLQSNGTDSQTRVIKVVPHNSRSATESAARIFRSIQEGRQQHDS; this is translated from the exons ATGAAAGgggcggaggaggagaaggtCATGGGGCCTCTGTTTCCGAGGCTCCATGTGAATGATGCAGAGAAAGGGGGGCCGAGGGCGCCGCCGAGAAACAAGATGGCGTTGTATGAGCTGCTTAGTATCCCGTCTCAGAGGCTCAACTTGGCATCCTCCACCCTATCACTTCCTCCTCACAGCTCCAGCGACTTATCCCCTTCCTTTTCGCCAAGCAAG GGATGTGACCATCAAAGGATTATGCTTTCTCCATTGTACATTTCTCCTCAAGTGTCTTTTCATTCAGCTGAGATAGTTAAATCTTGTACGCCTGACGAAACAAATGGTATTCCAATGAGGATGGAGTTCAAGAGAAAATTTATGAAGCAAGCAAGTTCTGGAAATTTGTTCGGTACAGGATCAGTTGCTGAATGTAGCCCACTGAGACCACACAGCCTTAGTGTGAACATTTCTGGTGGGAAGATAATGGTTGATGTGGATGACATGGATGATAATATAGATCATTCGGGAATTCTTGCATCCTCGAAAAGAGATACACACATGACTGATCCAGGTAAGTCAACTACCTTAAATTCCCAGCAACTACAGAAGATTCCTTCTGCTAGGATCAATTCTTCGGTTCAGTTCCCAAAGTCAAACAAGACGCCCTCACAACAAACCGATATTGCTTGCATGAAATCAAAAAATTCTAATAGAATTCATATTGGAAAAATTCCTAAGGAAACTTCAACAATTGAAGAGCCTAAAGAAACTTCAACAATCGGAGAACCCAAAGAAGCCAAAGAAAAGTTATCCCATACAACTGGTGAGAGATCAAACAGTCCGAAAGATTCTTTGGCTAGAGATGATACAATCAGTTTGCATTTAACTGAGAAATCAACGAATGGCGATACAGTATTGTGTCATGGAAACGGTGATCAGAGTGGAACTCAGCGCTTGAATGATATTGCTGTTATTAATGATGGTGAGGCTATGAAGACCAGAAGTCAATTATGCTATAAAGCTTTACCTGGAAAAGGTCATAGAGCTACAGATATTTCTGGGAATTGCCACAAAGAGGACAGTGCAAAGAAAAATGGGTTATTGGAATTTAGAGATTTAGAAAGAAAAGATGATGCATCTGAGCCCTTAATGGTGGGCACCGTGTCCGGTTTGGTGATATCCCCAGATGATATTGTTGGAGTGATTGGTTCAAAGCATTTTTGGACAGCCCGAAGAGCTATTATCAA TCAGCAAAAGGATTTTGCAATACAAGTATTTGAGCTTCATAGGGTAATAAAG GTTCAGAAGTTGATATCTGCATCGCCACATTTGCTTCTTGAAGGCAATCCTTATTTAAGCAAATGTTCAGTAAAACCACCCAATAAGACACTGCCTCAATGTAATACAAATCCTCGGCCTGAGGAATTTAGACCAAAAGGTGGTCTTCAGAACCCAAAACAGAACAAGGAGCAGCCAGCTGATAACATTGCTGGAGTTTCAGCTCTCCCCGCATGTGAGGATGGGTCTAAAGGAGGTCCACATGGTCAAGTTCCAAAAGCAGGGTCCAACTCTGGTATTCCATTACCAGTGCCAATGGCTCCAGATGACAAGTCAAGACCGTTGTGTTTTCCTCCCCTGGGAAACCAATGGTTAGTTCCTGTAATGTTGCCTTCGGAAGGTCTTGTTTACAAGCCCTATACAGGACCTTGCCCACCAACTGGTGGCTTCATGGCCCCTCTTTATGGAATAGGCACACCTCTTGGTGCTTCTCAAGTGGCAGGAGACTTCATCAACCCAGCTTTTGGTGTTTCAGCATCTCATCAGCCACCAAACCTGGGTATTTTACCAGGTCCTTCGGCAATTGCACCCCTGTATTATCCCACACCTTATGGCCATCAAGCTTGGAACCCAATCATTTCTACCTCTGCAGTCGAACAGGTCAGAAATTTAGCTGGTTCACAGCCCAATGGACAAACTGGTCAGCATTCCAGGCGTTCATGTAACATGTCCCCCATTCCTAGGAAGGAAGCATTTCCTGGCCATGTTGGGAAGTTTCAGGTGTCAAAGAACAGTGAGTTTCAAGGAAGCACAGTGAACAGCCCCTCTGAGAAGGCACAACTAGAAGAAAGAGATCAATTTCTTCTATTTCCTACAGCTCCTGGAGCGAGCAGTCTTAATTGCTCATTACAATCCAATGGTACAGATAGCCAGACTCGTGTGATTAAGGTTGTGCCTCATAATTCTAGGTCTGCTACGGAGTCAGCTGCAAGGATTTTCCGGTCAATACAAGAAGGGAGGCAACAACATGACTCATGA